tttttctattcacgtatctcttttggattcatgaatttcttaaacttttccgttcatgtatctattgaattcatgaattttctagatccatgtatcttttagtttatgtatttattgagttcacgaatctcttgaattcacgtatctccggattcgtgaatctcttgaattcatgtatctcttgattcatgaatttcgtggatacatgccaagcctatttaattcatgtatctcttttgtacatgaactaaaaatatctataaatagatgggagcataaGAGCTTCGAGaatggtttttggtttttctttctgattccaaaaaggctcgatacacttttctactcttctgaattttctgagtgtctttggttcaattgaacggttcgactgagtccCGTTTGcgtagtgctaatccaaacaggttcgaggtgttgtatcttgggaggcatagttcatgaatctgcggagcaccattggcgggaactaattgccttaaggagattcggatatccgtacctcacctccaatttcatgttctgattgcaataaacagtttgtgttttatttttggattatattccaacaatttcaagagattcatgaactcaataaatacataaactaaaagatacatggatctagaaaattcatgaattcaatagatacatgaacggaaaagtttaagaaattcatgaatccaaaagagatacgtgaatgaaaaagacgtatcttaatttattggcattcgttgatccattaaccataattacaacagtTACGACACATGGAGGACCGGCCGCTGACAGGTTTCTAATAAATTCTTACCTGAGAATTGGGTCTCGCTATTAAAAAGCTAGGTAAAATGTCGAAGATTGTCATTTCACTACTTTCGCACTCTTTCAACTTGCTCAtgtcttttgaccaaaaaaaaaaaaaaaaacttgctcaTGTCTAAACTTTAGCTTGAATAGCCTATAAATTATGTTCATTCCGAGatgtttatttcaattttttttttttttatgatatcaaaAGTCTCAAATTTATACCCACATAACACTTTTGCCAAAAACTTATAATCATAcaacacatttatctcaaacttttttaaaatataaaaacttaaaatttatgtcaatgtttcgcatacataaaaaaattccaaaatttagaTTTGTGCTTGCCAataccttttttccttttccttttccttttttcttcttcatctaacAAAATTTTGACAAAGGGTAACTGCGTTGCATAAGTATTTTGGAAATATCATAATACTCGCATGTCCGTGTCCCTGTCATAGAGTGTAGACATAGAATAATGCAATTGTCCCTGTCCGTTCGTCAAAATAACTTGTCACTCTCACGTGGGGCGCAAGCAGAGAAGCCACCAGTCGCCCTACCTCGACAACACTTGTGATCACACCTGACAAAGAGGCCGCCACGTACTGGGGAGGAGGTCCTATATGGCAGGAGTCACGGTCCACCTACCCTCCGGGAAgggcagagggagagagagagagagatggcgaagAGCAAGGAGGACATCAAATACGGAACGGCGCAGGCGAAGTTGGCCGTAGATGAGACCCTGCGAGTCGCGTACAAGCACGGGACTCCCCTGGAGGGAGGCCACATCGCTGAATCGGAGCGGGTCGACCTCTTCTCCTCCGCCCACAACATTCCTCCGTCCCAGCCACAGCCGCGACCCAACCCTAGCGCTGCTCCGCCTCCTCCGTCGGCCGATGATGGTTCGAACGCCCCTGACAAGACTCGTGCTACCTCGACAAGCACCGGCTGAGCAACGTCCAtgccctttcctttcttttctttctcctcttttctcttacGTACTCCGCTCCCGTCAAGGGTTTCGCTTCAGTTAATAAATTACAAGTTCCCGtaccctctcttcttctttttcttctcttatgcTTGTGGACGGACATAAATTCACTGGAGCCTCGGTTTCGctaataaaagagaaacaaaatttGAGTGGGGAAACAAACACGCAGAGGACATTGGAACTGCAGCATACTCGACATATTCGGATTATATTCTAAGGACGCATATCTCCCTCCGATGGCAAGGTAAGGTCTCTCGTTGCGTTTCGAAGTGAAAGGGCGACCAATTTGAAACATTTAATGGGACGGAGTAGATTCCCCCGTCTAGCAATCCTTTTCGTACCGACGTTGTGATCTAGCCAGAACAGTGCCTAGCGCAGTCGCTAGCGCAGACGCTGAGATATTGTCGCCTTCCCTGGGGACGGTCCCACTACCACTATGGTTCTCTCCTTCCACTAAATCGCAGTCGCACACACCGAGGACCCGAATTTAAAGTTTCGTCTGGCATTCCGATTGTGCCAGGTGCGAAGCTACAGTGAATGATGGACGCGCATTTTGCCAAATTTCCTCCTGGTCCACTAGAATTGTCGTTACGCCAAATATTGTCCCATCAGCGTGTTGGAAATTATAcagagaaattaattaaaaatagctAAAAAGCCAAACGAGTAACACTTTGCGTCTGAACGCTAGGTGGGGCTCCGCATGTGGGTAATTTGAATCTATGCCGAGTGAGGAATGAGGCGAACTGGGAGCCCTTTCGATGGAGTGGGCATCATATCCACGATGATCTTCTCCTTGGGGTCGACTAGCTCCCACTTGAACCTGTTCACCATGTTGTGGAGGAACGTGAGTACGACCAAGCGCGCATACTCTTTCCCCGGGCACAGCCGCGGCCCTCCGCCGAAGGGGACGTACGTGTAGGGCGGCAGCGCTGCATTCCCTTCCTCGTACCTCGTCGGGTCGAACGTCGCCGGGTTCGGGAAATAAGTCGGATCATTGTTCGTGCTGCTCACCGTCCAGTAGATCTAACGATTCGGGACAGCCACGAGAGAGAAATTAGTAATGTAAATGTGGGTCGATATTCGGGAATTGCGTAGTTATGAAGCGAGAATCACCTTCCAGCCTTTGGGAATGGTGTAGCCTTCGTAGGTGATGTCGGTCATGGCCTCTCTGAAAGTTCCCTGCAGAGGCGGGGTGAGCCTCAACACTTCGCTCGTCACGTTCCAGGAGTACTTCATCTTCTGAATGTCCTCCCAC
The window above is part of the Eucalyptus grandis isolate ANBG69807.140 chromosome 6, ASM1654582v1, whole genome shotgun sequence genome. Proteins encoded here:
- the LOC120294591 gene encoding uncharacterized protein LOC120294591, translated to MAKSKEDIKYGTAQAKLAVDETLRVAYKHGTPLEGGHIAESERVDLFSSAHNIPPSQPQPRPNPSAAPPPPSADDGSNAPDKTRATSTSTG